The following coding sequences are from one Candoia aspera isolate rCanAsp1 chromosome 13, rCanAsp1.hap2, whole genome shotgun sequence window:
- the SAXO2 gene encoding stabilizer of axonemal microtubules 2, producing the protein MTEYTEKYPLYHNVPPSKSLRPKQEYRSHGGKMESLTTFKSDYLPYDITYRPIRVQEEYKPIAGEIDMATTYRSDYNPHKIEPVILVRPAEKKYVAKSKLNAIPTYQADFKAWEIPRREPYKMENIYHPPTEKFGNATTFQDAFIPREFALQKALKPPDASMLSDQPFISDTSHRSDYVPHQLEPKWKKPKEQYRPSSQPLENITTHRCDFRGLAGDLPKSFKPEPAKIETKAHFDGITEFSDRFQQWTVSLPELRKAKEYVPPTGGMDFNSTSHLDYTPHDISPVVLMKPLEKSKRNNPPFQGNTTMRDAFQAWDIHRPEMIKKNQEMPKSSAKFDDITTFRAHYTPHSLIPTQSCRPPNVALSCSARFEDETMYRMDYAPKKKEICPATYPSPPGYVFVSTDSHGHKFFRKVTPDVSKVVHPNGNHVPKEISVVS; encoded by the exons ATGACCGAATACACAGAAAAATATCCTTTATACCACAATGTCCCTCCTTCCAAGAGCCTCAGGCCCAAGCAGGAATATCGGAGCCATGGAGGGAAAATGGAAAGCCTCACCACTTTCAA ATCTGATTACCTTCCATATGATATAACATATCGGCCCATTCGGGTACAAGAGGAATACAAACCCATTGCTGGAGAAATTGACATGGCAACCACGTACAGAAGCGATTACAATCCTCACAAAATAGAACCAGTAATATTAGTAAGACCTGCAGAAAAGAAATACGTTGCTAAAAGCAAACTGAATGCCATTCCAACTTACCAAG CTGATTTTAAAGCCTGGGAAATACCAAGAAGGGAGCCCTATAAAATGGAGAACATCTACCATCCTCCCACTGAAAAGTTTGGAAACGCCACTACCTTTCAAGATGCATTTATTCCAAGGGAATTTGCCCTCCAGAAAGCCTTAAAACCTCCTGATGCAAGCATGCTTTCAGACCAACCTTTTATCAGTGACACAAGTCACCGCAGTGATTATGTTCCTCATCAGCTAGAACCCAAATGGAAAAAGCCGAAAGAACAATATAGGCCAAGTAGTCAGCCCCTTGAAAATATTACAACCCACCGGTGTGATTTTAGGGGGCTTGCTGGTGATCTTCCAAAAAGCTTCAAGCCTGAGCCTGCTAAAATAGAAACGAAGGCCCATTTTGATGGAATCACAGAATTCAGTGATCGTTTTCAGCAGTGGACAGTTTCCTTACCTGAACTTCGTAAAGCAAAGGAGTATGTTCCACCCACAGGTGGCATGGATTTTAATTCCACATCCCATCTTGATTATACTCCTCATGACATCAGTCCAGTTGTCCTCATGAAACCACTagaaaagagcaaaagaaataaTCCTCCCTTCCAAGGAAACACAACGATGAGGGATGCCTTTCAAGCTTGGGATATCCATCGACcggaaatgattaaaaaaaaccaggaaaTGCCAAAGTCCTCTGCTAAATTTGATGATATCACCACCTTCCGAGCTCACTATACACCACACAGTCTAATCCCAACGCAGAGCTGCAGACCTCCAAATGTAGCTTTGTCTTGTTCAGCACGTTTCGAGGATGAAACCATGTACCGCATGGACTATGCTCCAAAGAAGAAAGAGATCTGTCCAGCAACTTACCCATCTCCTCCAGGATATGTCTTTGTCAGCACTGATTCTCATGGTCACAAATTCTTCCGCAAGGTCACACCAGATGTCAGTAAGGTTGTCCATCCAAATGGTAATCATGTTCCAAAAGAAATATCAGTTGTATCGTAA